CGTGGCGGCGTACCTGCACGGCCTCGCGGGCCGGTACGCGGCGAACGGGGCCCCCGCGGGGGCACACGACGTGGCGAACGCGATTCCGCAGGCGTGGCGGGATGCGCGGGGCGCAGCGAGCGTGCGGGGCTGAGTCCCTGCGCGGGTTGAGTGCCTGCGCGGGTTGAGTGCCTGCGCGGCTTGAGCGGTGCGCGGGGCGCGTCTGCTGGTGGGGTCGAGTGGACCGGTAGGGGCTGGTCGGGTGGACTGGGCCGGTGTCTGCGGGTGCGGTCGAGCGGGCCGGTAAGGCTGGTCCGGGTGGAGAGACCGGCGTCTGCGCGAGGGGTTGAGGGCGTCGCAGCGCCGACCGAGCGGAGCGGGCCGGTGCCCGTGACCGGTGTCGAGCCAGTCGGCAGGGCCGAGCGGGTGTGTCGGCGTGGTGCGTGTGGGGCTGAGCGAGTCGGTCTGAAGGGCCACAAGGGCACACACCGGAGCCCCGTCGGAGCCCTCTGAGACACTGGGGCGCGATGACAAGTTCTGAGACAGCACCCCTGCGCGCCCGCGCCGAGATCGACCTGGAGGCCTTGCGGGCCAACGTGCGCGCCCTGCGCGCCGTCGCACCCGGCGCGGCCCTGATGGCCGTGGTCAAGTCGGACGCGTACGGCCACGGGGCGGTGCCGTGCGCCCGCGCGGCCCTCGAAGCGGGCGCCGAATGGCTCGGCACGGCCACGCCCGAGGAGGCCTTCGCCCTGCGCGCGGCCGGGCTGCCGGGCCGCATCCTGTGCTGGCTGTGGACGCCCGGCGGCCCCTGGCGCCGGGCCATCGAGACCGACGTCGACGTGTCCGTGAGTGGACTGTGGGCCCTTCAGGAGGTGCGCGAGGCGGCGGCCGCCGCGGGCGCGCCCGCCCGCGTCCACCTCAAGGCCGACACCGGCCTCGGCCGCAACGGCTGCCAGCCCGGCGACTGGCCCGAACTCGTCGCCGAGGCCCTGCGCGCCCAGGCGGACGGCCTGATCACCGTCGTCGGCCTCTGGTCGCACTTCGCCTGTGCCGACGAACCCGGCCACCCCTCCGTCGAGGCCCAGCTCACCCGCTTCCGCGAGATGGTGGCGTACGCCGAGGAGCAGGGCGTACGGCCGGAGGTGCGGCACATCGCGAACTCGCCGGCCACGCTGACCCTGCCCGAGGCCCACTTCGACCTCATCCGGACCGGGATCGCTCTCTACGGCGTCTCGCCCAGCCCCGAGATCGGCACCCCGGCCGACCTCGGGCTGCGCCCGGTGATGAGCCTGAAGGCCTCGCTCGCCCTGGTGAAGCAGGTCCCCGGCGGCCACGGCGTCAGCTACGGCCATCTCTACACCACCCCCGGCGACACGACGCTCGGCCTGGTCCCCGTCGGTTACGCGGACGGCATCCCGCGCCACGCCTCCGGCACCGGCCCGGTCCTGGTCGACGGCAAGCTGCGCACGGTCGCGGGCCGGATCGCCATGGACCAGTTCGTGGTGGACCTGGGCGGCGACGAGCCCCCGCCCGGCACGGAAGCCGTCCTCTTCGGCCCCGGCGACAACGGCGAGCCCACCGCCGAGGACTGGGCGCAGGCGGCCGGAACCATCGCTTACGAAATCGTGACCCGGATCGGAACCCGCGTCCCTCGCGTCTACGTGAATGTGAACGTAGAAAACGCAGTACGAGCGGGTAACCCACACGGGTGAACCTGGACAGCCGTACGGCAGGACGAGCAGAGCCCCCGGCAAGGAGGAGCGGGACGTGAGCGAGAGCAGCGCGGAGGCCGTGGAGGCCGTCGCGGGCGCAGCCGCCTCTACCGCCGGGAACTGGCGCGTCGCCGGTATCGCCGGCGCCGCGATAGGCGTGGTCGCGGCGGGCGCCGCGGCCGGTGTCGCCATCGAGCGCATGACGGTCGGCCGCGGCATGCGCCGCAAGGCCCGGCTCGCCCTCGACTCGGCGGGACCGTACGGCGCCGTGCGCGGCACCCCCGGCAAGGCGTACGCCGACGACGGCACCGAGTTGTACTACGAGGTCGACGACGTCGAGCCCGAGGGCGGCCCCGCGCCGCGCCGCCGCCGGCTCTTCGGCCGCAAGGCTCCGGCCCCGGTCACTGTCGTCTTCAGCCACGGCTACTGCCTCAACCAGGACTCCTGGCACTTCCAGCGGGCCGCGCTGCGCGGGGTCGTGCGGACCGTGCACTGGGACCAGCGCAGCCACGGCCGCTCCGGTCGCGGCGTCTCCCAGACAGAGGACGGCCTGCCCGTCTCCATCGACCAGCTCGGGCGCGACCTCAAGGCCGTCATAGACGCGGCCGTGCCCGAGGGGCCCATCGTGCTCGTCGGCCACTCCATGGGCGGGATGACGGTCATGGCCCTCGCCGACCAGTTCCCCGAGCTGATCCTCGAACGGGTCGTCGGCGTCGCCCTCGTCGGCACGTCGTCCGGGCGGCTCGGCGAGGTCAACTTCGGTCTGCCCGTCGCGGGCGTCAACGCCGTGCGGCGCATCCTCCCCGGAGTGCTGAAGGCGCTGGGGCAGCAGGCCGCGCTGGTGGAGAAGGGGCGCAGGGCCACCGCCGACCTGTTCGCGGGGATCATCAAGCGGTACTCGTTCGCGGGCCGGGACATCGACCCGGCCGTCGCCCGGTTCGCGGAACGGATGATCGAGGGCACACCGATCGACGTGGTCGCCGAGTTCTACCCGGCGTTCACCGACCACGACAAGACCCAGGCGCTGGCCCGCTTCGCCGAGCTGCCGGTGCTGGTGCTGGCCGGGGTCCAGGACCTGGTCACGCCGAGCGAGCACAGCGAGGCGATCGCCGACCTGCTGCCGGACGCGGAGCTGGTGCTCGTGCCGGACGCCGGGCACCTGGTGATGCTGGAGCACCCCGAGGTCGTCACGGACCGCCTCGCCGACCTGCTCATGCGCTCGGGGGCGGTCCCGGCAGGGGCTACGGTTGGTGGCTATGGAAGCACCAGCACCGCACAGCCCGGCTGAGGCCCCGATGCCGAACGTCACCATCGAGTTCACCGTCACCTCCCCCGAACAGATGCAGGAGCTGGGGCGCCGCCTCGCCAAGCTGCTGCGCCCCGGCGACCTCGTGATGCTGAACGGCGAGCTGGGCGCGGGCAAGACCACGCTGACCCGCGGCCTCGGTGAGGGGCTCGGGGTGCGGGGCGCCGTCACCTCCCCGACCTTCGTGATCGCCCGGGTGCACCCGTCCCTCGGAGACGGCCCGCCGCTGGTCCACGTGGACGCGTACCGCCTGGGCGGCGGGCTCGACGAGATGGAGGACCTCGACCTCGACGTCTCGCTGCCGGACTCGGTGGTCGTCGTGGAGTGGGGCGAGGGCAAGGTCGAGGACCTGACGGACGACCGGCTGCATGTGGTCATCCACCGGGCGGTCGGAGACACGACGGACGAGGTACGTCACGTCACGCTCACGGGCCTGGGACAGCGCTGGACGACGGTGGACCTGGCCGTCCTGTCGGCCTGAGAGACGGTACCGGGCGGGCCCCGAAAGGGGCGCGGGGAACCGCGCGACCAGCCACGGACATCCCGCACATACACAACCGCCAAAGGCCCCATGGCGATGATCACCGGGGGTCCGGGGCGCAGCCCCGTGACGGCACCCCACCCCGGCCCAGTCGCCGGCAGGCACCACGTTCCGACAACTCGTCGGCAAGATGTTGCGCCGCAGGCTCCACGCGTGGTCACATGGAGACGAGGCCGTAGTTAGGTGTACCTAACCGCGCCCGCCCCCGCGACTCCAGGAGGCGTCCATGCCGGCTTCAGAACGAGACGAGGCGCTGCCGCGCGTGGTGGCCGGGGCGGCCAAGGTGTCGATGCGGGACCTGCTGGCGTCGTGCGCCGCGGCGAAGGCGGTCTCCACACCGCCGCGGGATCCCGCACCCGAGGCGCCCCGCGCGACCCCCACGACCCGGGAGCACCGCAGGGCCGCGTAGCCGTCGCGCTACGGGACGGCGACGATCTACTGACTGACGACGTTTTACTGGCTGGCGACGACCGACTGGCTGACGACGACCTACTGGCTGGCGACGACCTACTGGATGACGACGATCTTCTTGTTGCTCGTCGCGAACTCCCACATCGCCCTGCCGTCCGCGGGCAACTCGCGGATCCCGCCCAGCTTCTTGGCGGCGTCGGGCGCGGACGTCGAGCCGTCGACCGCCGCGCTGAAGCCGAACACCACGCTGTCGATCAGCGCGAATCGCACGATGTGCTCGACCGCCTTGCCGTCCGACCCGGTTCCCGCGGCGGTCCGGGAAGTCACCTTGTACGTGCCCGGCACCGGGTCCACCGTCCCCGGCGTCACCTTGAACGTGCGCCGGACCTTGTTGTTCGCGCCGACCAGCCACACCCGGTCGTCGTCGATCGAGTACACGACCCGCTCGCCGGTCCCGGAGGCACCGGGCAGCGCCGTCGGGTTCTTCGTGTCCCGGGGCGACTTCGACGCGGTGACCGTCGGCGACTTCTCCGCCTGCGGCTTGCCCAGCGTGTCGGGCACGTTCGCCGACGCCTGGTAGGCGAGGAAACCGACCGCGGCGATGGCCGCAACGGTGAGCCCGGCCACGAATCCCGAGCTGCTCCTAGCCACCTGTGCCCACCTCTCGACCCCGCGTGGAAGTACTCGTCGCCGTACGCGGACGTACTCGTAGCCGTATCCGTCTTGTACGACTTACCGATTCGCTTATCGATGCGGTCGTACGTCTTTGCTGACGGTAGCAGCAGGTGCGGGCCGGACCCGGTCGGCCGTACGTCGGGCGTGAGCGCCGTAGGCTGTTTGCGTGCTCTTGCTCGCTCTGGATACCGCCACCCCCGCCGTCTCCGTCGCCCTGCACGACGGCACCTCCGTCATCGCCTCATCGAGCCAGGTGGATGCGCGTCGGCACGGGGAACTCCTGCTGCCCGCCGTCGACCGGGTCCTCGCCGAGGCGGGCACGCGGCTCGACGCCGTCACGGCCGTCGTCGTGGGCGTGGGGCCCGGCCCCTATACGGGGCTGCGCGTCGGCCTGATGACCGCCGACACGTTCGGGCTCGCGCTCGGTGTGCCCGTGCACGGCCTGTGCACCCTCGACGGCCTCGCGTACGCCTCCGACCTCGACGTGCCCTTCGTGGTGGCCACGGACGCGCGCCGCAAGGAGGTCTACTGGGCGCGGTACGACAACGCCCGTACGCGCGTCACCGAGCCCGCCGTCGACCGGCCCGCCGAGATCGCGGAAGCGGTCGCGGGCCTGCCCGCCGTCGGCGCCGGCGCACTGCTCTACCCCGACACCTTCCCCCAGGTGCTCGAACCCGAGCACGTCTCGGCGGCCGCGCTCGCGTCCCTGGCGGTGGAGAAGCTGGCGGCGGGCGAGGAGCTCGCCGCGCCCCGTCCGCTGTATCTGCGCCGCCCCGACGCGCAGGTGCCCAAGAACTACAAGGTGGTCACCCCCAAGTGACCGCATCCGTGACGCCCGTGACTCCTGTGACCCCTGTGCTGCGCGAGATGCGCTGGTGGGACATCGATCCCGTGCTGGAGCTGGAGAAGGGTCTGTTCCCCGAGGACGCCTGGTCACGGGGCATGTTCTGGTCCGAGCTGGCGCATTCCCGCGGCCCGGAGGCGACCCGGCGGTACGTCGTGGCCGTCGAGGGCGAGCGGATCGTCGGCTATGCGGGGCTGGCCGCCCAGGGGGACCTGGGAGACATCCAGACCATCGCCGTCGCCCGTGACCACTGGGGCACGGGGCTCGGTGGACGGCTGCTGGCCGAGCTGCTGCGGGCCGCGACCGCGTTCGAGTGCGCCGAGGTGATGCTCGAATGCCGGGTCGACAACGTGCGCGCGCAGAAGCTGTACGAGCGCTTCGGCTTCGAGCCCATCGGGTTCAGGCGCGGCTACTACCAGCCGGGGAACGTGGACGCCCTGGTGATGCGGCTGACCACAGCGCCCGACAGCGGCTCCGCTGCGGGCTCAACCTCCGTACAAGGAAACGAGAACAATGGCTGACGAGCCCCTGGTCCTGGGGATCGAGACCTCCTGCGACGAGACCGGCGTCGGCATCGTCCGCGGCAGCACCCTCCTCGCGGACGCCGTCGCGTCCAGCGTCGACGAGCACGCGCGCTTCGGCGGCGTCGTGCCCGAGGTCGCCTCCCGCGCGCACCTGGAGGCGATGGTGCCGACGATCGACCGGGCGCTGAAGGAAGCGGGGGTGAGCGCGAGAGACCTCGACGGCATCGCGGTCACCGCAGGCCCCGGTCTGGCGGGCGCCCTGCTGGTCGGCGTCTCGGCGGCGAAGGCGTACGCGTACGCGCTGGGCAAGCCGCTGTATGGGGTCAACCACCTCGCCTCCCACATCTGCGTGGACCAGCTGGAGCACGGCGCGCTGCCGGAACCGACGATGGCGCTGCTGGTCAGCGGCGG
The Streptomyces sp. CGMCC 4.7035 DNA segment above includes these coding regions:
- the tsaE gene encoding tRNA (adenosine(37)-N6)-threonylcarbamoyltransferase complex ATPase subunit type 1 TsaE, coding for MEAPAPHSPAEAPMPNVTIEFTVTSPEQMQELGRRLAKLLRPGDLVMLNGELGAGKTTLTRGLGEGLGVRGAVTSPTFVIARVHPSLGDGPPLVHVDAYRLGGGLDEMEDLDLDVSLPDSVVVVEWGEGKVEDLTDDRLHVVIHRAVGDTTDEVRHVTLTGLGQRWTTVDLAVLSA
- the alr gene encoding alanine racemase; this encodes MTSSETAPLRARAEIDLEALRANVRALRAVAPGAALMAVVKSDAYGHGAVPCARAALEAGAEWLGTATPEEAFALRAAGLPGRILCWLWTPGGPWRRAIETDVDVSVSGLWALQEVREAAAAAGAPARVHLKADTGLGRNGCQPGDWPELVAEALRAQADGLITVVGLWSHFACADEPGHPSVEAQLTRFREMVAYAEEQGVRPEVRHIANSPATLTLPEAHFDLIRTGIALYGVSPSPEIGTPADLGLRPVMSLKASLALVKQVPGGHGVSYGHLYTTPGDTTLGLVPVGYADGIPRHASGTGPVLVDGKLRTVAGRIAMDQFVVDLGGDEPPPGTEAVLFGPGDNGEPTAEDWAQAAGTIAYEIVTRIGTRVPRVYVNVNVENAVRAGNPHG
- the rimI gene encoding ribosomal protein S18-alanine N-acetyltransferase is translated as MRWWDIDPVLELEKGLFPEDAWSRGMFWSELAHSRGPEATRRYVVAVEGERIVGYAGLAAQGDLGDIQTIAVARDHWGTGLGGRLLAELLRAATAFECAEVMLECRVDNVRAQKLYERFGFEPIGFRRGYYQPGNVDALVMRLTTAPDSGSAAGSTSVQGNENNG
- a CDS encoding alpha/beta fold hydrolase, coding for MSESSAEAVEAVAGAAASTAGNWRVAGIAGAAIGVVAAGAAAGVAIERMTVGRGMRRKARLALDSAGPYGAVRGTPGKAYADDGTELYYEVDDVEPEGGPAPRRRRLFGRKAPAPVTVVFSHGYCLNQDSWHFQRAALRGVVRTVHWDQRSHGRSGRGVSQTEDGLPVSIDQLGRDLKAVIDAAVPEGPIVLVGHSMGGMTVMALADQFPELILERVVGVALVGTSSGRLGEVNFGLPVAGVNAVRRILPGVLKALGQQAALVEKGRRATADLFAGIIKRYSFAGRDIDPAVARFAERMIEGTPIDVVAEFYPAFTDHDKTQALARFAELPVLVLAGVQDLVTPSEHSEAIADLLPDAELVLVPDAGHLVMLEHPEVVTDRLADLLMRSGAVPAGATVGGYGSTSTAQPG
- the tsaB gene encoding tRNA (adenosine(37)-N6)-threonylcarbamoyltransferase complex dimerization subunit type 1 TsaB, which codes for MLLLALDTATPAVSVALHDGTSVIASSSQVDARRHGELLLPAVDRVLAEAGTRLDAVTAVVVGVGPGPYTGLRVGLMTADTFGLALGVPVHGLCTLDGLAYASDLDVPFVVATDARRKEVYWARYDNARTRVTEPAVDRPAEIAEAVAGLPAVGAGALLYPDTFPQVLEPEHVSAAALASLAVEKLAAGEELAAPRPLYLRRPDAQVPKNYKVVTPK